The following proteins are co-located in the Eriocheir sinensis breed Jianghai 21 chromosome 34, ASM2467909v1, whole genome shotgun sequence genome:
- the LOC127007101 gene encoding uncharacterized protein LOC127007101 has product MVSLKPPWYLMVGVMVMAGPALDSSDSGGNCLVKKGLQMDEPQGPLLLLAYVTRSTSLTVGFIFRGVEGKQERDAVSLNSTGATHSEVRGGKATLTPLDLPRLIPEGWNTFNVTVAGKDVTMTLVQGQDHLTLLQMSLPHPVTRVHAVGTVAKCSTASPESEVAAGRDEVVFLQPVGSEQEQWLELSSEEEGAASVFVYFPSSPNTMTPVPANTILRITSSLRGDYVLLRVFKDGDGGGEEVVEERASITPPLTMLVRSDGGDGDGPSVHLRLMLSQPLVYEAPSSTSSGAGSLGHKALGISLTVLASCLLLGAALYWWRRRNRIPPLRRQESRAKVIQETPASLSRQPDFKGRLYHDTTDGMKTLHLHLLPDPATVRLLNALLYSDVSSAELLLVNIHEASRLHSFAERLPALPSIGKVKLDVAGFTERDLDKVCELVMKLQPSKGYATIDFQRDINSNNSGNGEVLRQEAWEKLLQGLHDMEVKVKGRVWLPAGAITEERQKLLPLSFTYDCRIAG; this is encoded by the exons CCTCCCTGGTATCtaatggtgggggtgatggtgatggcggggCCGGCACTCGACAGCAGTGATTCGGGAG GTAACTGCCTCGTCAAGAAGGGGCTGCAGATGGACGAACCCCAAGGACCATTGCTGTTGCTGGCCTATGTGACCCGCTCGACCAGTTTGACCGTGGGCTTCATCTTCCGTGGCGTGGAGGGCAAACAGGAGCGGGATGCAGTCTCTCTGAACAGTACGGGGGCCACTCACTCGGAGGTGAGGGGCGGGAAAGCCACCTTGACACCCTTGGACCTGCCGCGCCTCATCCCCGAGGGCTGGAACACCTTCAACGTGACTGTGGCCGGAAAGGACGTGACGATGACGCTGGTGCAGGGCCAGGACCACCTGACGCTCCTGCAAATGTCGCTGCCACACCCCGTCACAAGAGTGCATGCCGTAGGGACCGTGGCAAAATGCTCAACAG CCTCACCCGAGTCGGAGGTGGCCGCGGGCAGGGACGAGGTGGTTTTCCTACAGCCGGTTGGAAGTGAACAAGAACAGTGGttggagttgagcagcgaggaagAGGGGGCGGCGTCCGTCTTTgtgtacttcccttcctccccgaaCACCATGACCCCTGTGCCCGCTAACACCATCCTCAGGATAACCAGTAGCCTGCGTGGCGACTACGTCCTCTTGAGAGTGTTCAag GATGGTGACGGGGGTGGTGAGGAGGTGGTAGAAGAGAGAGCTTCCATCACGCCCCCGCTGACCATGCTGGTGCgcagtgatggaggtgatggtgacggCCCCAGCGTTCATCTCCGCCTCATGCTGTCGCAGCCGCTCGTGTACGAAGCCCCGTCCTCCACAAGCAGCGGCGCTGGAAGCTTGGGacacaaag CACTTGGCATCTCCCTGACGGTGTTGGCGTCCTGCCTGCTGCTGGGAGCGGCGCTTTACTGGTGGCGCCGCAGGAACAGAATTCCACCCTTGCGCCGGCAAGAAAG CCGGGCTAAAGTGATCCAAGAGACGCCAGCCTCCCTGAGCCGGCAGCCGGACTTCAAGGGTCGCCTTTATCACGACACCACCGACGGGATGAAGACGCTGCACCTCCACCTGCTGCCGGACCCCGCCACGGTGCGGCTCCTGAACGCGCTGCTCTACAGCGACGTCTCCAGTGCTGAGCTGCTCC tGGTCAACATCCACGAGGCGTCACGGCTCCACAGCTTCGCGGAGAGGCTCCCCGCCCTGCCCAGTATCGGAAAGGTGAAGCTCGATGTGGCGGGCTTCACGGAGAGAGACCTGGACAAGGTGTGCGAGCTGGTCATGAAGCTGCAGCCATCGAAGGG GTATGCAACCATCGACTTCCAAAGggacatcaacagcaacaacagcggcAATGGGGAGGTTTTGCGGCAAGAAGCGTGGGAGAAACTTCTTCAAGGCTTGCACGATATGGAGgtgaaagtgaaggggagg GTGTGGCTGCCAGCGGGGGCCATCACGGAGGAGCGACAAAAGCTGCTGCCCCTCAGCTTCACCTACGACTGTCGCATCGCtggatga